In a single window of the Elaeis guineensis isolate ETL-2024a chromosome 6, EG11, whole genome shotgun sequence genome:
- the LOC105047611 gene encoding small ribosomal subunit protein bS6c, whose product MASLTSTLALAASPPALRPSSLGFHSLSLTSGLRSLRFRSAGRNPPRPLFIRAQTLDFSGSFFEEGGDEEGDGPSGPSAAAAAMALEDKEEPQCPPGLRQYETMAVLRPDMTEDERLALIQRYEELLVAGGGMYVEVFNRGVIPLAYSIKKKNKAGESNTYLDGIYLLFTYFTKPESMAVLESRLKADDDVIRSSTFKIRKRKN is encoded by the exons ATGGCTTCTTTAACTTCCACTCTCGCCCTCGCCGCCTCTCCCCCTGCCCTCCGCCCTTCGTCCCTAGGGTTCCATTCCCTTTCTTTGACCTCCGGCCTTCGATCCCTCCGGTTCCGTTCGGCTGGCCGGAACCCCCCGCGGCCGCTCTTCATCCGAGCACAAACCCTAGATTTCTCGGGCTCTTTCTTCGAGGAAGGGGGAGATGAGGAGGGGGATGGGCCCTCCGGCCCCTCGGCTGCCGCCGCTGCCATGGCGCTGGAGGACAAGGAAGAGCCACAGTGCCCGCCGGGCCTTCGCCAGTATGAGACCATGGCCGTGCTCCGGCCAGATATGACCGAGGACGAGCGCCTCGCCCTCATCCAGAGATACGAGGAG TTGCTTGTTGCAGGGGGTGGCATGTATGTGGAGGTATTTAATCGCGGAGTGATCCCACTTGCGTACAGcataaagaaaaagaacaagGCGGGAGAGAGCAACACATACTTAGATGGCATATACCTCCTCTTCACTTATTTCACCAAACCAGAATCCATGGCTGTGCTGGAGTCCCGGCTCAAGGCTGATGATGATGTCATCCGGTCATCAACCTTCAAGATACGCAAACGGAAAAATTAG
- the LOC105047612 gene encoding PP2A regulatory subunit TAP46, translating into MGEWKVEEMPLPALFDQARKIHSMASESSINQEILMKGIEALRRCDEMVSKLGLFSSNETKDDVSTANLKYLLVPFYLGELTEKVVQDDRIQVLKISQDQLKEFISICEALELVPNDELETFGQEGADTFAARRAKKIARFKWQKAAEAKLQEIKERKERRGRSLRAAALSTPVEAGEEDEQDDDGEEEREAWLITISLALCKAFDLLDMLKKEEEMLLAVKEKQSKEGDKEFIREILDERTKRVETWHRNAASQAPFLKPADPITCATFAQDVIEGRANISQAHEHKHQPLIFGPASLVGGRLTGERERMAAQVFQLGYRFPTMSIEEAGLREMEMMKKWQERNAKLMEEANSSWYRDDTRSGTEEDEDAAVEKARAWDDWKDDHPRGAGNKKLTPCG; encoded by the exons ATGGGGGAATGGAAGGTGGAAGAGATGCCCCTCCCCGCGCTCTTCGACCAGGCAAGAAAGATCCACTCCATGGCATCCGAATCCTCCATCAATCAG gagATATTGATGAAGGGAATCGAGGCCCTGCGCCGCTGTGATGAGATGGTAAGCAAGCTGGGATTGTTTTCCTCGAATGAGACGAAGGACGATGTCAGCACTGCTAATCTGAAATATCTCTTG GTTCCATTTTATCTTGGAGAATTGACAGAAAAAGTTGTACAAGATGACAGGATACAAGTTCTCAAGATATCACAGGACCAGTTGAAG GAGTTCATTTCAATTTGTGAGGCATTAGAGCTTGTACCTAATGATGAGTTAGAGACATTTGGGCAAGAAGGGGCAGATACTTTTGCAGCTCGACGGGCAAAAAAG ATTGCTCGGTTCAAATGGCAGAAAGCTGCAGAAGCAAAGCTGCaagaaattaaagaaagaaaggagagacgTGGACGGTCATTGAGGGCAGCAGCTCTGTCCACACCTGTTGAAGCTGGGGAGGAGGATGAACAAGATGAtgatggagaagaagaaagagag GCATGGCTAATTACAATCTCCTTAGCTCTTTGTAAG GCTTTTGATCTTCTGGACatgctaaaaaaagaggaagagatgcTTCTTGCTgtgaaagaaaaacaatcaaag GAGGGGGACAAAGAATTTATTCGTGAGATTCTTGACGAGCGTACAAAAAGAGTTGAAACTTGGCATCGCAATGCTGCAAGTCAAGCACCATTTCTAAAACCTGCAGACCCCATCACTTGTGCAACTTTTGCTCAGGATGTTATAGAAGGGAGAGCAAACATTTCACAAGCACATGAACACAAACACCAGCCTCTGATATTTGGACCCGCAAGTCTAGTGGGTGGGAGATTAACAGGTGAGAGGGAAAGAATGGCAGCACAAGTCTTCCAACTAGGGTACAG GTTTCCCACCATGAGCATAGAAGAAGCCGGCTTGCGTGAAATGGAGATGATGAAGAAATGGCAAGAAAGGAATGCGAAGCTCATGGAAGAAGCAAACTCTTCATGGTACAGGGATGATACTAGGTCAGGCACCGAGGAGGATGAGGATGCTGCGGTCGAGAAAGCAAGAGCATGGGATGATTGGAAAGATGACCACCCTCGTGGAGCAGGCAATAAGAAACTCACCCCATGTGGGTAA